In Aspergillus fumigatus Af293 chromosome 4, whole genome shotgun sequence, one genomic interval encodes:
- a CDS encoding 60S ribosomal protein eL13, giving the protein MAIKHNNQLQKHHFHKDWQRRVRVHFDQPGRKHRRREARLAKAAAVAPRPVDKLRPVVRCPTVKYNRRVRVGRGFTLAELKEAGIPKKLARTVGIAVDHRRVNYSKESLVANVARLKDYKARLILFPRKSGQFKKLDSSADEVNAAKAAFAAEGKTEGYATKLGATFPVKNISAAEAVTEVKRDELPKGEEAAYRRLREARSEARYKGIREKRAKAKAEEESAAKK; this is encoded by the exons ATG GCGATCAAGCACAACAACCAACTCCAGAAGCACC ACTTCCACAAGGACTGGCAGCGTCGTGTGCGCGTGCACTTCGACCAG CCTGGCCGCAAGCACCGCCGTCGTGAGGCCCGTCTCGCTAAGGCCGCCGCTGTTGCTCCTCGTCCGGTTGACAAGCTGCGTCCCGTTGTGCGCTGCCCTACCGTCAAGTACAACCGCCGTGTCCGTGTCGGCCGTGGCTTCACCCTTGCTGAGCTGAAG GAAGCTGGTATCCCCAAGAAGCTCGCTCGCACTGTCGGTATCGCCGTTGACCACCGCCGCGTCAACTACTCCAAGGAGTCGCTCGTTGCCAATGTCGCTCGTCTCAAGGACTACAAGGCTCGCCTGATCCTCTTCCCCCGCAAGAGCGGTcagttcaagaagcttgactCATCCGCCGACGAGGTCAACGCCGCCAAGGCTGCTTTCGCCGCTGAGGGCAAGACTGAGGGTTACGCCACCAAGCTGGGCGCTACCTTCCCCGTCAAGAACATCTCCGCCGCTGAGGCCGTTACTGAGGTCAAGCGCGATGAGCTGCCCAAGGGCGAAGAGGCCGCTTACCGCCGCCTGCGGGAGGCCCGCAGCGAGGCCCGCTACAAGGGCATCCGGGAGAAGCgtgccaaggccaaggctgaggaggagtcTGCTGCTAAGAAATAA
- a CDS encoding succinate--CoA ligase (GDP-forming) subunit beta, translated as MFKLARSSRPVAAAIRAATESSVQFRLAQQQRNLSIHEYLSARLLKSYGVGVPKGEVAHSAEEAEAVAKSIGNDDMVIKAQVLAGGRGKGSFDNGLKGGVRVIYSPTEAKMFASQMIGHKLITKQTGAAGRLCNAVYICERKFARREFYLAVLMDRATQTPVIVASSQGGMDIEAVAKEHPEAIMTTPIDIKVGVTDDIARKIATDLGFSEQCIEDAKTTIQNLYKVFMEKDATQIEINPLSETSDHQVLAMDAKLNFDDNAEFRQKEVFSWRDTTQEDADEVKAAEYGLNFIKLDGDIGCLVNGAGLAMATMDIIKLNGGNPANFLDVGGGATPAAIKSAFELITSDPKVTAIFVNIFGGIVRCDAIARGLINVVEDMGLRIPIVARLQGTNMEQAQKLINESGLKIFSIEDLQSAAEKSVQFSKVVKMAREIDVGVEFTLGI; from the exons ATGTTTAAGCTCGCGCGAAGCAGCCGTCCTGTCGCTGCAGCTATCAGAGCTGCGACG GAATCCTCCGTCCAATTCAGACTGGCCCAGCAACAGAGAAACCTGTCCATTCACGAATACCTCTCTGCCAGACTGCTCAAATCC TATGGCGTCGGAGTTCCCAAGGGTGAGGTCGCCCACTCGGCAGAGGAAGCAGAGGCTGTCGCTAAGTCAATCG GGAACGATGACATGGTGATCAAGGCTCAAGTTCTTGCTGGTGGCCGTGGTAAGGGTTCCTTCGACAATGGTCTTAAGGGAGGTGTGCGCGTTATCTACTC CCCAACCGAGGCCAAGATGTTCGCTAGCCAGATGATCGGACACAAGCTCATCACCAAGCAGACTGGTGCTGCTGGTCGCCTTTGCAACGCTGTCTACATTTGCGAGCGCAAGTTCGCTCGTCGTGAATTCTATCTTGCCGTCCTCATGGACCGCGCAACTCAGACCCCCGTCATTGTTGCCTCGTCGCAAGGCGGTATGGATATTGAGGCAGTTGCCAAGGAACACCCTGAGGCTATCATGACGACTCCTATTGACATCAAGGTTGGCGTGACTGATGACATTGCCCGCAAGATTGCTACCGATCTTGGCTTCTCTGAGCAGTGCATCGAGGATGCCAAGACAACCATCCAGAACCTGTACAAGGTCTTCATGGAGAAGGACGCTACTCAGATTGAGATTAACCCTCTGTCTGAGACCTCCGACCACCAGGTTCTGGCTATGGACGCCAAGCTGAACTTTGATGACAACGCTGAGTTCAGACAGAAGGAAGTCTTCTCGTGGAGAGACACTACTCAGGAAGACGCCGATGAGGTCAAGGCTGCTGA GTACGGCTTGAACTTCATCAAGCTGGATGGTGACATTGGATGCCTGG TCAACGGTGCTGGTCTCGCCATGGCCACCATGGATATCATCAAGCTCAACGGCGGAAACCCCGCCAACTTCCTCGacgttggtggtggtgctaCCCCCGCCGCTATCAAGTCTGCTTTTGAGCTCATCACCAGCGACCCAAAAGTCACTGCCATCTTCGTTAACATTTTCGGCGGTATCGTCCGCTGCGATGCTATCGCCCGGGGTTTGATCAATGTCGTGGAGGATATGGGTCTGCGCATCCCCATCGTTGCTCGGTTGCAGGGTACCAACATGGAGCAGGCTCAGAAGCTG ATCAACGAGTCCGGTCTTaagatcttctccatcgaGGACCTCCAGAGCGCCGCCGAGAAGTCCGTCCAGTTCTCCAAGGTCGTCAAGATGGCCCGTGAGATTGACGTCGGTGTCGAGTTCACCCTCGGTATCTAA
- a CDS encoding DUF3245 domain-containing protein produces the protein MSISKTETDIILNKANVALARSQRLVASWLPPPTDEEKARVKTEEELQQEEDEIFTAVPETLGVGAPLPEKAADGSWNRTELDSNDKLRKQLLGKNYKKVMAASAAVKSGKPVGQNGVPAGNATASSAGGTGDADDDDDDEEGRTAVVGKKGDLRKRAVDSARKRKATADIAEDDGIGPSGAGEIKGGDSEDTTAKHEGPLSRPAPGPRGRKKATSFLDEILADRSKKRKKR, from the exons ATGTCAATATCAAAAACCGAAACGGACATCATACTCAACAAAGCCAATGTTGCCTTAGCGCGTAGTCAACGTCTAGTAGCCTCCTGGCTCCCTCCGCCGACAGACGAAGAAAAGGCCCGTGTCAAGACAGAAGAAGAGCTGCAgcaagaggaagatgagatcttCACTGCTGTTCCGGAGAC ACTAGGAGTCGGCGCGCCCCTCCCCGAGAAAGCCGCTGACGGGAGCTGGAACCGGACCGAATTAGATTCAAACGATAAGCTCCGGAAACAACTCCTTGGGAAAAACTACAAGAAGGTCATGGCTGCTTCGGCTGCGGTAAAATCAGGCAAGCCGGTGGGCCAAAATGGAGTACCCGCTGGGAATGCGACGGCTTCCTCGGCGGGTGGGACGGgagatgcggatgatgacgatgacgatgaagaaggacGAACAGCGGTGGTAGGAAAGAAAGGCGACCTTCGGAAGAGAGCGGTGGATTCGGcacggaaaagaaaagctACGGCTGATATCGCAGAGGACGATGGCATTGGTCCTAGTGGCGCTGGCGAGATCAAGGGTGGTGACAGCGAAGACACCACAGCGAAGCACGAGGGCCCGTTGTCGCGACCAGCGCCAGGGCCGAGAGGCCGGAAGAAAGCCACAAGTTTTTTGGATGAGATACTCGCCGATCGGTcgaaaaagaggaagaagcgatgA
- a CDS encoding oxidoreductase-like domain-containing protein codes for MECFSMHITQSILRCRIRPLIFGHSRATTKPSLPLGPISSLTRQYAFTAPSHRRTLHDDSLASLEDSTRSQAHPLSGYYYDILSSKSPYRSHAPTSHPAAEKPTPATTVKPQSPEEKMSIVFGSRLAGPGRASRYNPGTLPPESQWKTINGVAIPPRPEEPDNCCMSGCVHCVWDDYRDEMEEWASRVEKAKAKGTTQKATADMRQTPRAEVDSASRSMDDDGGGSETNWPVSYEADDLFANIPVGIREFMKTEKKLKEKHQHEKNKASS; via the coding sequence ATGGAGTGCTTCTCCATGCATATCACGCAGTCGATCCTTCGATGTAGAATCCGTCCATTAATCTTTGGGCACTCCCGGGCTACGACCAAGCCTTCTCTACCTCTCGGCCCAATCTCATCACTGACAAGGCAATATGCCTTCACTGCGCCTTCCCATCGCAGGACCCTCCACGATGATTCCCTGGCAAGCTTAGAAGATTCAACACGCTCGCAAGCGCATCCGTTATCGGGCTACTACTACGATATCCTTTCATCCAAATCACCCTACAGATCTCATGCGCCGACTTCGCACCCTGCCGCCGAGAAACCAACCCCGGCAACAACCGTCAAGCCCCAATCgccagaagaaaagatgtccatcgtcttcggatCACGACTTGCTGGACCAGGCCGTGCTTCACGTTACAACCCCGGAACTCTGCCACCCGAGTCTCAATGGAAGACGATCAACGGGGTGGCCATTCCGCCCCGGCCCGAGGAACCGGACAATTGCTGCATGAGTGGTTGTGTCCATTGCGTGTGGGATGATTACCGCGATGAAATGGAGGAATGGGCCAGTCGCGTggaaaaggccaaggcgaAGGGCACTACGCAGAAGGCCACGGCGGATATGCGACAGACGCCGCGGGCAGAGGTTGACAGTGCGAGTCGTAGCATGGATGACGACGGCGGAGGTAGCGAGACTAACTGGCCAGTATCTTACGAGGCAGATGATCTCTTTGCCAATATACCAGTTGGTATTCGCGAATTCatgaagacggagaagaagctAAAGGAAAAGCATCAACATGAGAAAAATAAAGCGTCAAGTTGA
- a CDS encoding heat shock factor family protein, with protein sequence MSSLADPPSQNTFTAGPADAAGKTRKLPVLPSSIPSSVQSTGDSMEVTPPASTTTGPAPPAHSSPDSDRAGANTANSNGSVETGNMNNTSMANQAIGAAAAAQQPKVVQTAFIHKLYNMLEDPSIQHLISWSSTNDSFVMSPTSEFSKVLAQYFKHTNISSFVRQLNMYGFHKVSDVFHTGSPDSALWEFKHGNGNFKRGDLVGLREIKRRASRHALIHRDSFPGHKTAVSQPGTPAEPVPDATEARLLNLEHSLYDMHTRLSRAEEAHTALNLRCQAMAESLARCHHWAYSISQFLQGTIPDRDSPLYRDVSSMQKEIEKHLDVVRTLENPPDPYLSVRPPFFANVSVDPGPPLSPRQVPQDDSRRPSMMDPSRQNIIRPPVPPHLAVSPRRYGSIGGGNSSPNYNRPQVPSVVPPQQPVPHPLSSVSSPPGPNLARRHTSADIRQHGWPPPNVSQFPPANAPGAPATPWPPSPHRTPTSSEQQVRDVLAQYEMGVSRRFQSSSRHATPPLNSDQPSSTLTVDNTWTYGGSKYARHESSLPATRRSSMASNVHSLLNPADTAERPEEDQHNNLEDRKRKRLE encoded by the exons ATGAGCAGCCTCGCCgatcctccatctcaaaaTACTTTTACTGCCGGTCCTGCAGATGCGGCAGGCAAGACACGAAAGCTCCCCGTCCTTCCCTCCTCTATTCCATCCTCTGTTCAATCGACAGGTGACTCCATGGAGGTCACTCCGCCGGCCTCTACGACGACAGGTCCTGCGCCGCCCGCCCACAGCAGTCCAGACAGCGATCGGGCGGGCGCAAACACCGCGAATTCCAATGGTTCGGTCGAAACAGGAAATATGAACAATACTTCAATGGCAAATCAAGCAATCGGGGCTGCAGCCGCAGCCCAGCAGCCAAAAGTCGTTCAGACCGCTTTCATTCATAAACTGTACAA TATGCTGGAGGATCCTAGTATTCAACATCTAATATCGTGGTCGAGCACCAACGACAGCTTTGTCATGTCGCCAACATCCGAGTTCTCAAAAGTTCTCGC TCAATATTTCAAGCACACTAATATCTCGTCTTTCGTTCGACAGCTCAATATGTATGGTTTTCATAAAG TGAGCGATGTCTTTCACACGGGCTCTCCAGACTCTGCATTATGGGAGTTCAAACACGGGAACGGGAATTTTAAACGGGGCGACCTTGTAGGGTTGCGCGAAATAAAGCGCCGAGCATCACGACATGCCTTGATCCATCGCGACTCATTTCCCGGCCACAAGACCGCTGTTTCTCAACCTGGCACGCCAGCCGAGCCCGTCCCAGATGCGACTGAAGCGCGATTGCTTAATTTGGAACATTCGCTATATGACATGCATACCCGTTTGAGTCGCGCTGAAGAGGCACATACAGCTCTCAACTTAAGATGTCAAGCCATGGCGGAGAGTTTGGCCAGATGCCATCAT TGGGCGTATTCGATTTCTCAATTCCTACAAGGAACGATTCCTGATCGGGACAGTCCTCTGTACCGGGATG TATCCAGCATGCAGAAAGAGATAGAGAAACATCTCGACGTCGTACGAACCCTCGAAAATCCTCCAGACCCATATTTATCTGTCAGGCCACCATTTTTTGCCAATGTGTCGGTTGATCCCGGGCCGCCTCTTTCCCCGCGCCAGGTGCCCCAAGACGATAGCCGTCGACCATCGATGATGGATCCGTCTAGACAAAACATAATCCGGCCACCCGTGCCCCCGCATCTTGCTGTCTCTCCTCGCCGGTATGGCTCAATTGGTGGGGGAAATTCGTCCCCGAACTATAATCGGCCGCAGGTGCCCTCTGTAGTCCCACCTCAACAGCCGGTGCCTCATCCTTTGTCTTCGGTGTCTTCTCCACCGGGACCCAATCTTGCTCGTCGACACACTTCGGCAGACATCCGTCAGCATGGCTGGCCACCGCCGAATGTTTCCCAGTTTCCCCCTGCTAATGCACCAGGCGCTCCAGCCACACCTTGGCCACCCTCACCCCATCGTACACCGACTTCTAGTGAGCAGCAGGTTCGAGATGTGCTGGCTCAGTATGAGATGGGAGTGTCGAGGCGGTTTCAAAGCAGTTCGCGACATGCTACGCCGCCCTTGAATTCGGACCAGCCGTCATCCACTCTAACTGTGGACAACACATGGACATATGGTGGATCGAAGTATGCTAGGCATGAATCTTCGCTTCCTGCCACCAGACGATCCAGCATGGCCAGCAATGTTCACTCGCTCCTCAACCCCGCTGATACAGCGGAACGTCCTGAAGAGGATCAGCATAACAACCTCGAAGATCGGAAACGGAAGCGGTTAGAATAA
- a CDS encoding SDR family oxidoreductase: MTTERDDRKSVLITGCSPGGIGNALAREFHRNGLRVFATARDAKNIDDLAALGIETLDLVVDDEESVKFCCSEVERRLGSKGLDFLVNNAGRNYTVPATEIDLAEARKTFETNFFAVISICQAFLPLLIKAKGTIVMIGSVAGIIPYVFGSVYNASKAALHSFSDTLRVELAPFGVNVTTVITGGVQSRIARTKRTLQPNSLFTPIKDEYARRVTHSQDGAMPHAAYARSVVTQVLYGSAPWRWLWPWAQGRKSWIWEGNKSWLIWLLCGGWAWTGLFHGAMTRMFKLYKLKNAVGK; this comes from the exons ATGACAACTGAGCGAGATGACCGCAAGTCTGTGTTGATCACTGG GTGCTCTCCCGGTGGAATAGGCAATGCACTCGCCCGCGAGTTTCATCGAAATGGTTTGCGCGTATTTGCAACAGCGCGAGACGCAAAGAACATCGATGATCTAGCAGCCCTGGGTATTGAGACGCTAGACTTGGTAGTGGATGACGAAGAAAGTGTCAAATTCTGCTGCTCTGAAGTCGAAAGAAGACTTGGGAGCAAGGGACTTGATTTTCTTGTTAACAATGC GGGCCGAA ACTACACTGTTCCAGCTACTGAGATAGACCTTGCGGAAGCCCGGAAAACTTTTGAAACCAACTTCTTCGCGGTCATCTCTATTTGCCAGGCCTTCTTGCCATTGCTCATAAAGGCAAAGGGCACCATTGTCATGATCGGTAGTGTGGCTGGG ATCATACCTTATGTGTTCGGGTCGGTCTACAACGCCTCAAAAGCAGCGCTACATTCATTCAGCGACACGCTGCGGGTGGAACTTGCTCCCTTTGG AGTAAATGTCACAACTGTCATCACTGGGGGTGTGCAATCCCGTATTGCACGTACTAAGCGAACTCTCCAGCCGAACTCCCTGTTCACTCCCATTAAAGATGAATACGCACGCCGTGTGACGCATAGTCAGGATGGCGCGATGCCACATGCTGCATATGCGCGAAGCGTTGTAACGCAGGTCCTGTACGGGTCAGCGCCATGGCGTTGGTTATGGCCTTGGGCGCAAGGACGAAAGAGTTGGATCTGGGAAGGTAACAAGAGCTGGCTGATTTGGCTCCTATGTGGCGGTTGGGCTTGGACGGGTCTTTTTCATGGAGCCATGACGCGGATGTTCAAGCTCTACAAGTTGAAAAATGCCGTAGGGAAATAG
- a CDS encoding F-box domain protein, protein MEFVDPNSDEQEIITRLQNLRAKPARRRLFRQLVHQLASDEWRDLRDLLNKRTFKCDILGLLPPEIAVQVAQYLDLAEIHVLQRVSRTWHKLLSSNPVCSAVYRRYSGRTLDLFHQASRHIYNQYAKQRIRLERGEPSSALRRREPSHISPACLDYSNGRYAWTGEMTTVVVQDMCSHAMQMFCTENRERIGHIRLSDMIVAAVTLRGYCHVWNLQTEESAYFRLPSRLFHLFAVRGTKVAFGFKDPAAGNTVVMQWDFNSRVSRTVVVADHLVFIDLHPTLDCLISIHLQRNDGVDGPWDLEGVPCNATQLQVVKHYPDDSVGAPQTASKSIALPRLEDNDWVVRPNAWLSDQFNDRVGILIARPKGSKDHHPHYIIAITYYIETEEVFLHLLPPEHTFSSHLHLAPVDRNLLYYIRVEGAMPTIWISQPGAQVPYRPAKSMPSPWAVDPGQHDADEYVLKGDHDCVLLLNRGGVSAWCFDEAAQPLRAIPFQLPENRR, encoded by the exons ATGGAATTTGTAGACCCGAATTCGGACGAACAAGAGATCATCACTCGACTCCAAAATCTCAGGGCAAAGCCCGCGCGACGCAGACT GTTCCGTCAGCTTGTCCATCAGCTAGCTTCTGACGAATGGCGTGACTTGAGGGATCTTCTCAATAAACGAACCTTCAAGTGTGATATCCTAGGGTTGCTTCCACCCGAGATTGCTGTGCAAGTCGCCCAGTATCTAGACCTAGCGGAAATCCATGTTTTGCAGAGA GTCTCTAGAACTTGGCACAAGCTCCTGTCATCTAACCCAGTCTGCAGCGCTGTATACCGTCGGTATTCAGGCCGCACCCTCGATCTTTTTCATCAGGCATCTCGTCACATCTACAACCAGTATGCCAAGCAGAGAATCAGACTGGAGCGAGGAGAGCCGTCTTCAGCCCTCCGTCGGCGCGAGCCCAGCCACATTAGCCCAGCATGTCTAGACTATTCGAATGGACGGTATGCATGGACTGGCGAAATGACCACAGTCGTCGTGCAGGATATGTGTTCGCATGCAATGCAGATGTTCTGCACTGAAAACAGAGAACGCATCGGCCACATTCGTCTTTCGGATATGATTGTTGCAGCGGTCACTCTACGTGG ATACTGCCACGTCTGGAATCTCCAAACGGAGGAATCAGCATACTTTCGACTGCCATCCCGCCTATTCCACCTCTTCGCTGTTCGCGGCACCAAGGTTGCCTTTGGTTTCAAGGACCCCGCGGCTGGAAACACCGTTGTCATGCAATGGGACTTCAACTCGCGTGTTTCCCGCACAGTAGTTGTGGCAGATCACTTAGTGTTTATAGACTTACATCCTACGCTGGATTGCTTGATCTCCATCCATCTACAGCGAAACGACGGCGTTGATGGTCCATGGGATCTCGAAGGGGTCCCATGCAATGCCACACAGTTGCAGGTCGTCAAACATTACCCTGATGATTCGGTGGGAGCTCCTCAAACCGCGTCCAAAAGTATAGCCTTGCCAAGGCTAGAAGATAACGACTGGGTAGTTCGGCCAAATGCCTGGCTCTCAGACCAATTCAACGACAGAGTGGGAATCCTAATAGCCCGTCCCAAGGGCAGTAAAGATCACCACCCACATTATATTATCGCCATTACCTACTATATCGAGACTGAAGAGGTTTTCTTGCATCTCTTGCCCCCGGAACACACATTCTCCTCCCACTTACACCTTGCACCTGTCGACCGCAATCTTTTGTACTATATCAGGGTCGAGGGAGCCATGCCCACCATCTGGATTTCACAACCAGGCGCGCAAGTTCCTTACCGGCCGGCCAAGTCCATGCCTTCTCCATGGGCGGTAGACCCTGGTCAACATGATGCCGACGAATACGTGCTCAAAGGAGATCATGATTGTGTTTTGTTGCTGAATAGGGGTGGTGTGAGCGCGTGGTGTTTCGATGAAGCCGCACAGCCATTGCGTGCTATTCCTTTCCAACTCCCGGAGAAtcggagatga
- a CDS encoding xanthine phosphoribosyltransferase, with amino-acid sequence MPQKFYVTYNQVHKLCQTSAKTILDIFRPNLMIAIGGGGYVPARILRSFLKRPGEPNIPIQAIGLSLYEDLGRGDPEEVPGTKVTRTQWLDLSSLEMANLIGKNILIVDEVDDTRTTLEYAVRELQKDVEMAQKQLGREAEKTNFFVFVLHNKNKLKKGELPADMMESGRYLAAVTTEDVWICYPWEATDIEEHDRLAMETPLV; translated from the exons ATGCCGCAAAAATTCTATGTGACATACAACCAG GTGCACAAGTTGTGCCAGACCTCTGCCAAGACGATCCTGGACATCTTCCGGCCCAATCTTATGATTGCcattggtggtggtggttaCGTTCCTGCTCGTATCCTTCG CTCTTTCCTCAAGCGTCCCGGCGAGCCCAACATTCCCATTCAGGCTATCGGCCTGTCTCTCTATGAGGACTTGGGACGTGGTGACCCCGAAGAGGTTCCCGGAACCAAGGTGACCCGGACTCAATGGCTCGACCTCAGCTCTCTCGAGATGGCCAATCTTATTGGCAAGAACATCCTCATTGTGGACGAGGTCGATGACACCCGGACAACCCTGGAATATGCGGTCCGTGAGCTGCAGAAGGACGTGGAGATGGCTCAGAAGCAGCTCGGCCGTGAGGCTGAGAAGACCAACTTCTTCGTCTTTGTACTTCAC AACAAGAACAAGTTGAAGAAGGGCGAGTTGCCTGCCGACATGATGGAATCTGGCCGTTATCTTGCCGCAGTCACAACGGAAGATGTGTGGATCTGCTATCCTTGGGAAGCCAC gGATATCGAAGAGCACGACAGACTGGCCATGGAAACCCCCCTTGTCTAG
- a CDS encoding tellurite-resistance/dicarboxylate transporter family protein, whose protein sequence is MTEEERVLHSNELSILSPTTGRAIQQARSSALEALHNHSFYKHDNENVPLSRRDTDASAAPLSWKKRIRHFTWAFFTLSMSTGGIANALYNVPYKFRGLEMIGTIVFLFNIVLYITIWCILLLRFYLYPYTFKLSLTHPTESLFVPASIVSFGTMLINISQYGPEATGPWLSHAVGVLFWIDAALAVILSAGIYLLLWSTQTFTIAQMTPIWIFPAYPMLIIGPHAGILSAKLEPSRALPIIIGGTTIQGIGLLVTLTVYSAYVYRLFSQKLPRENLRPGMFVSVGPSAFTVSGLVTMAAHAKRCFPDDFMGNGALAANILEVVVNFACLWLWGLAIFFFFIATFAHWSTIGPGRMNFSMAWFSFVFPNTALITATFAIGNAFSCKPILIIGCAMIFPLILMYIFVFYMMIRAIVLRQIMWPQKGEDKDEGGFEINRTKPETPGEQTPV, encoded by the exons ATGACAGAGGAAGAGCGTGTGCTACATAGCAATGAGTTGTCAATACTCTCCCCAACGACCGGAAGGGCGATCCAACAGGCTCGATCTTCTGCGTTAGAAGCACTACACAATCATTCGTTTTACAAACACGACAATGAGAATGTACCGCTCTCTCGCAGAGACACTGACGCTTCAGCTGCGCCcctgagctggaagaaaCGAATCAGGCACTTTACTTGGGCCTTTTTTACTCTTTCAATGAGCACTGGTGGTATCGCAAATGCCTTATATAACG TTCCTTATAAATTTCGCGGGCTTGAAATGATTGGCACCATAGTCTTCCTGTTTAACATTGTACTATACATTACAATATGGTGtattctgctgctgcgattCTACCTATATCCATATACCTTCAAATTATCACTCACGCATCCAACAGAGTCATTGTTTGTGCCTGCGTCTATCGTCTCATTCGGAACAATGTTGATCAATATTTCTCAGTACGGTCCAGAGGCTACAGGACCTTGGCTAAGTCATGCCGTCGGTGTGTTATTTTGGATCGATGCGGCTCTTGCAGTGATCCTCTCTGCCGGTATCTACCTGCTACT GTGGTCGACTCAGACGTTCACGATAGCCCAAATGACACCTATATGGATCTTCCCGGCGTACCCTATGTTGATAATAGGGCCCCATGCAGGAATCCTAAGTGCAAAACTTGAACCTTCTCGGGCCTTACCCATCATCATTGGGGGAACAACTATACAGGGAATAGGGCTGCTAGTAACCCTTACCGTTTACTCGGCCTATGTCTACAGACTTTTTAGTCAGAAATTGCCTAGGGAAAATTTGCGTCCCGGAATGTTTGTCTCTGTTGGTCCCAGTGCCTTCACTGTCTCAGGACTTGTGACCATGGCTGCCCATGCAAAGCGATGCTTTCCGGATGACTTTATGGGCAACGGCGCCCTGGCTGCGAATATCCTCGAAGTGGTTGTCAATTTCGCTTGTCTGTGGCTCTGGGG CCTGGCgatatttttcttttttattgCCACTTTTGCCCACTGGTCAACCATCGGCCCTGGCAGAATGAATTTTTCAATGGCATGGTTCTCATTTGTCTTCCCCAACACTGCCCTGATCACCGCCACGTTCGCCATTGGGAACGCTTTCTCATGCAAGCCGATTCTGATCATAGGCTGCGCCATGATTTTTCCTCTCATACTAATGTATATCTTTGTCTTTTACATGATGATTCGAGCCATCGTGTTACGGCAAATTATGTGGCCACAGAAGGGCGAGGACAAGGATGAGGGTGGATTTGAGATTAATCGAACCAAGCCCGAGACCCCTGGTGAACAGACTCCTGTATAA